From Vanacampus margaritifer isolate UIUO_Vmar chromosome 8, RoL_Vmar_1.0, whole genome shotgun sequence, a single genomic window includes:
- the LOC144056160 gene encoding histone deacetylase 7-like isoform X2 has translation MDLSVSQRLVHPGKDSAMLAPHRPLFLGAFNSQPCSQFPYQQLQYNTEQRQREMEAEKQEELQQLIRKSKNEQSAVASPLVKQKLREHIIMKSQPTHDRVSPKHGSPTPGYGHPLPDMSPKSQPSPSDIQRKELRRTVSEPTLKWKLKKLISTRPNPLQRKISAPPAVKHRTETLDSSPSSTPASDRSSPNDSLHSDNGGLPLAQEAQRLLLKEGRLANFTLPTNPTARPNITAGLPAQVDLRVARTLAVSALPQVYLPLDGSFPSQAHSLQPVFLLEPHTGLVHSQVISYQGLSPPALQRRPHLSSPTRKEGLTIFSSHKPLERTRSEPPPYSHSPLPLHASLHCHTQHQLPQQCHKSGLERFKLNSLLRKIPSEDMDLEEIGSESGSMCGSEPGSVCEDSNRRRQSSASTDSVYDTESTTSSWESLIETSHSIGQRQLVHRSTYHMDSPNVPILMWPHQPLVRTQSSPASTSLPPNASTSVPLSLSSPAHDVKLRFTTGVVYDAQMQKHQCTCGDNSCHPEHPGRIQSIWSRLHERGLRSQCEHLRSRKATLEELQSVHSEKHVLRYGTNPLHRLKLDNPKLARILAQRIFVMLPCGGVGVDNDTIWNELHTAAASRVAAGCVIDLALKVAQGELKNGFAVVRPPGHHATHSSPLGFCFFNSVAIAAKQLQQKLNVGKILIVDWDVHHGNGTQEAFYNDPSVLYISLHRYDNGNFFPGGGHPNEVGAGAGEGFNVNIGWTGGLNPPMGDAEYLAAFRSVVMPIAHEFSPDVVLVSSGFDAVEGHAPPLGGYKVTAKCFGFLTRQLMSLAGGRVVLALEGGQDLKAICDASEACVSALLGMEVEPLSQSVLDQKPCDNAVQSLLSVIQVQGDYWQSVKDSSATVELSYLQAQRRWLRRDSDSDAVDAIASLSMGAGASDRKNAAKTPE, from the exons ATGGACCTAAGTGTCTCCCAGAGATTGGTTCATCCAGGCAAAGATTCGGCTATGCTGGCCCCCCACCGGCCCTTATTCCTGGGAGCCTTTAACTCTCAGCCCTGCTCCCAGTTTCCTTACCAACAGTTGCAG TATAACACTGAACAAAGGCAAAGAGAGATGGAGGCTGAGAAGCAAGAAGAGCTACAGCAGCTAATACGAAAgagtaaaaatgaacaaa GTGCTGTAGCCAGTCCACTGGTGAAACAGAAACTCAGAGAGCACATCATTATGAAGAGCCAGCCCACCCATGACAGGGTCAGCCCCAAACATGGCAGTCCTACACCAGGATACGG GCACCCACTTCCAGACATGTCCCCAAAGTCTCAGCCGTCACCCAGTGACATCCAGCGTAAGGAGCTGCGGAGAACAG TGTCTGAGCCAACATTGAAGTGGAAGTTAAAGAAGCTCATCAGCACAAGACCAAACCCATTGCAGAGAAAGATCAGTGCCCCTCCTGCTGTCAAGCACAGGACAGAAACTCTTG ACTCTTCTCCCAGCAGCACCCCAGCATCAGATCGTAGCTCTCCCAATGACAGCCTGCATTCAGACAATGGAGGCCTCCCACTTGCTCAAGAG GCACAAAGGCTTCTGCTGAAGGAGGGTCGATTGGCCAATTTCACTCTGCCCACCAACCCGACTGCCAGGCCCAACATTACTGCAGGGCTTCCTGCACAG GTTGACCTGCGAGTAGCCAGGACTCTGGCAGTATCCGCTCTGCCTCAAGTCTATTTACCTCTCGATGGAAGTTTTCCATCTCAGGCTCACAGCCTGCAGCCTGTATTCTTACTGGAACCGCATACTGGGCTTGTACACTCGCAAGTCATCTCTT ATCAAGGTTTGAGTCCACCTGCTCTGCAACGGCGACCTCACTTGTCCTCCCCTACACGAAAGGAAGGCCTCACCATCTTTTCCTCCCACAAACCCTTGGAGCGAACACGCTCAGAACCTCCGCCCTACAGCCACTCGCCCCTTCCTCTGCATGCCAGCCTGCACTGTCACACTCAGCACCAGCTGCCTCAGCAATGTCACAAGAGTGGGCTGGAGAGGTTTAAGTTGAATTCGCTCCTCAGGAAG ATCCCATCAGAAGACATGGACCTGGAGGAAATCGGATCTGAGTCCGGGTCCATGTGCGGCTCTGAACCCGGCTCGGTTTGTGAGGACAGCAATCGCAGGAGACAGAGCTCTGCCAGCACTGACTCCGTTTATGACACAGAGTCCACGACGTCATCATGGGAAAGCCTGATTGAGACCTCACATTCCATCGGTCAG AGGCAGTTGGTCCATCGATCAACGTATCACATGGACTCGCCTAACGTGCCCATCCTGATGTGGCCTCACCAGCCTTTGGTCCGAACCCAGTCCTCTCCAGCCTCCACCTCCCTGCCTCCGAATGCATCCACGAGCGTGCCTCTTTCTCTGTCCAGTCCTGCCCACGATGTCAAGCTCCGCTTCACCACTG GTGTAGTTTATGATGCTCAAATGCAAAAGCACCAGTGCACCTGCGGGGACAACAGCTGCCACCCGGAGCATCCCGGGAGAATCCAGAGCATTTGGTCGCGACTGCATGAAAGAGGCCTGCGGAGCCAGTGTGAG CATCTCCGAAGCAGGAAGGCCACTTTAGAAGAGCTGCAATCAGTCCATTCAGAGAAACACGTGCTTCGTTACGGCACCAACCCTCTGCACCGCCTCAAGCTCGACAACCCCAAGTTGGCTC GAATCTTGGCTCAACGTATATTTGTAATGTTACCATGTGGAGGAGTAGGG GTGGATAACGACACAATCTGGAATGAGCTTCACACGGCAGCAGCCTCTCGTGTCGCTGCCGGCTGTGTCATCGACCTGGCACTGAAGGTGGCACAGGGAGAGTTGAAG AACGGATTTGCCGTGGTGAGGCCGCCCGGGCACCATGCCACTCACTCCTCCCCTCT GGGTTTCTGTTTCTTCAACTCGGTGGCCATCGCTGCCAAGCAACTCCAACAGAAACTCAACGTTGGCAAAATCCTCATCGTGGACTGG GATgttcaccatggcaacggtaCCCAGGAAGCTTTCTACAATGACCCAAGCGTCCTGTATATCTCGCTACATCGCTACGACAACGGCAACTTCTTCCCTGGTGGTGGACATCCTAATGAG GTTGGTGCCGGGGCAGGCGAGGGTTTCAATGTGAACATTGGCTGGACAGGTGGATTGAACCCTCCCATGGGTGATGCGGAGTACTTGGCAGCGTTCAG ATCCGTGGTGATGCCCATCGCCCACGAGTTTTCCCCTGATGTGGTGCTGGTCTCTTCCGGATTCGATGCAGTCGAAGGCCACGCGCCGCCATTGGGAGGCTACAAGGTCACAGCCAAGT GTTTTGGGTTCCTTACTCGACAGCTGATGTCACTAGCTGGGGGTCGCGTGGTTCTGGCTCTGGAGGGGGGACAAGACCTCAAGGCCATCTGTGACGCTTCTGAAGCCTGCGTCAGCGCATTGCTGGGAATGGAG GTGGAGCCTTTGTCCCAGTCCGTGTTGGACCAAAAGCCTTGCGATAACGCTGTGCAGTCACTACTGAGTGTCATCCAAGTTCAAG GTGACTACTGGCAGAGCGTGAAGGACTCGTCCGCCACGGTGGAGCTGTCCTACCTGCAGGCGCAGAGGCGGTGGCTGAGGCGGGACTCGGACAGCGACGCCGTCGACGCCATCGCCTCGCTTTCCATGGGAGCCGGCGCCTCTGACAG
- the LOC144056160 gene encoding histone deacetylase 7-like isoform X1: MPLDAINKGPSLPKSGEQSMDLSVSQRLVHPGKDSAMLAPHRPLFLGAFNSQPCSQFPYQQLQYNTEQRQREMEAEKQEELQQLIRKSKNEQSAVASPLVKQKLREHIIMKSQPTHDRVSPKHGSPTPGYGHPLPDMSPKSQPSPSDIQRKELRRTVSEPTLKWKLKKLISTRPNPLQRKISAPPAVKHRTETLDSSPSSTPASDRSSPNDSLHSDNGGLPLAQEAQRLLLKEGRLANFTLPTNPTARPNITAGLPAQVDLRVARTLAVSALPQVYLPLDGSFPSQAHSLQPVFLLEPHTGLVHSQVISYQGLSPPALQRRPHLSSPTRKEGLTIFSSHKPLERTRSEPPPYSHSPLPLHASLHCHTQHQLPQQCHKSGLERFKLNSLLRKIPSEDMDLEEIGSESGSMCGSEPGSVCEDSNRRRQSSASTDSVYDTESTTSSWESLIETSHSIGQRQLVHRSTYHMDSPNVPILMWPHQPLVRTQSSPASTSLPPNASTSVPLSLSSPAHDVKLRFTTGVVYDAQMQKHQCTCGDNSCHPEHPGRIQSIWSRLHERGLRSQCEHLRSRKATLEELQSVHSEKHVLRYGTNPLHRLKLDNPKLARILAQRIFVMLPCGGVGVDNDTIWNELHTAAASRVAAGCVIDLALKVAQGELKNGFAVVRPPGHHATHSSPLGFCFFNSVAIAAKQLQQKLNVGKILIVDWDVHHGNGTQEAFYNDPSVLYISLHRYDNGNFFPGGGHPNEVGAGAGEGFNVNIGWTGGLNPPMGDAEYLAAFRSVVMPIAHEFSPDVVLVSSGFDAVEGHAPPLGGYKVTAKCFGFLTRQLMSLAGGRVVLALEGGQDLKAICDASEACVSALLGMEVEPLSQSVLDQKPCDNAVQSLLSVIQVQGDYWQSVKDSSATVELSYLQAQRRWLRRDSDSDAVDAIASLSMGAGASDRKNAAKTPE, from the exons atGCCCC TGGATGCCATCAACAAAGGTCCTTCACTACCCAAAAGTGGGGAGCAGTCCATGGACCTAAGTGTCTCCCAGAGATTGGTTCATCCAGGCAAAGATTCGGCTATGCTGGCCCCCCACCGGCCCTTATTCCTGGGAGCCTTTAACTCTCAGCCCTGCTCCCAGTTTCCTTACCAACAGTTGCAG TATAACACTGAACAAAGGCAAAGAGAGATGGAGGCTGAGAAGCAAGAAGAGCTACAGCAGCTAATACGAAAgagtaaaaatgaacaaa GTGCTGTAGCCAGTCCACTGGTGAAACAGAAACTCAGAGAGCACATCATTATGAAGAGCCAGCCCACCCATGACAGGGTCAGCCCCAAACATGGCAGTCCTACACCAGGATACGG GCACCCACTTCCAGACATGTCCCCAAAGTCTCAGCCGTCACCCAGTGACATCCAGCGTAAGGAGCTGCGGAGAACAG TGTCTGAGCCAACATTGAAGTGGAAGTTAAAGAAGCTCATCAGCACAAGACCAAACCCATTGCAGAGAAAGATCAGTGCCCCTCCTGCTGTCAAGCACAGGACAGAAACTCTTG ACTCTTCTCCCAGCAGCACCCCAGCATCAGATCGTAGCTCTCCCAATGACAGCCTGCATTCAGACAATGGAGGCCTCCCACTTGCTCAAGAG GCACAAAGGCTTCTGCTGAAGGAGGGTCGATTGGCCAATTTCACTCTGCCCACCAACCCGACTGCCAGGCCCAACATTACTGCAGGGCTTCCTGCACAG GTTGACCTGCGAGTAGCCAGGACTCTGGCAGTATCCGCTCTGCCTCAAGTCTATTTACCTCTCGATGGAAGTTTTCCATCTCAGGCTCACAGCCTGCAGCCTGTATTCTTACTGGAACCGCATACTGGGCTTGTACACTCGCAAGTCATCTCTT ATCAAGGTTTGAGTCCACCTGCTCTGCAACGGCGACCTCACTTGTCCTCCCCTACACGAAAGGAAGGCCTCACCATCTTTTCCTCCCACAAACCCTTGGAGCGAACACGCTCAGAACCTCCGCCCTACAGCCACTCGCCCCTTCCTCTGCATGCCAGCCTGCACTGTCACACTCAGCACCAGCTGCCTCAGCAATGTCACAAGAGTGGGCTGGAGAGGTTTAAGTTGAATTCGCTCCTCAGGAAG ATCCCATCAGAAGACATGGACCTGGAGGAAATCGGATCTGAGTCCGGGTCCATGTGCGGCTCTGAACCCGGCTCGGTTTGTGAGGACAGCAATCGCAGGAGACAGAGCTCTGCCAGCACTGACTCCGTTTATGACACAGAGTCCACGACGTCATCATGGGAAAGCCTGATTGAGACCTCACATTCCATCGGTCAG AGGCAGTTGGTCCATCGATCAACGTATCACATGGACTCGCCTAACGTGCCCATCCTGATGTGGCCTCACCAGCCTTTGGTCCGAACCCAGTCCTCTCCAGCCTCCACCTCCCTGCCTCCGAATGCATCCACGAGCGTGCCTCTTTCTCTGTCCAGTCCTGCCCACGATGTCAAGCTCCGCTTCACCACTG GTGTAGTTTATGATGCTCAAATGCAAAAGCACCAGTGCACCTGCGGGGACAACAGCTGCCACCCGGAGCATCCCGGGAGAATCCAGAGCATTTGGTCGCGACTGCATGAAAGAGGCCTGCGGAGCCAGTGTGAG CATCTCCGAAGCAGGAAGGCCACTTTAGAAGAGCTGCAATCAGTCCATTCAGAGAAACACGTGCTTCGTTACGGCACCAACCCTCTGCACCGCCTCAAGCTCGACAACCCCAAGTTGGCTC GAATCTTGGCTCAACGTATATTTGTAATGTTACCATGTGGAGGAGTAGGG GTGGATAACGACACAATCTGGAATGAGCTTCACACGGCAGCAGCCTCTCGTGTCGCTGCCGGCTGTGTCATCGACCTGGCACTGAAGGTGGCACAGGGAGAGTTGAAG AACGGATTTGCCGTGGTGAGGCCGCCCGGGCACCATGCCACTCACTCCTCCCCTCT GGGTTTCTGTTTCTTCAACTCGGTGGCCATCGCTGCCAAGCAACTCCAACAGAAACTCAACGTTGGCAAAATCCTCATCGTGGACTGG GATgttcaccatggcaacggtaCCCAGGAAGCTTTCTACAATGACCCAAGCGTCCTGTATATCTCGCTACATCGCTACGACAACGGCAACTTCTTCCCTGGTGGTGGACATCCTAATGAG GTTGGTGCCGGGGCAGGCGAGGGTTTCAATGTGAACATTGGCTGGACAGGTGGATTGAACCCTCCCATGGGTGATGCGGAGTACTTGGCAGCGTTCAG ATCCGTGGTGATGCCCATCGCCCACGAGTTTTCCCCTGATGTGGTGCTGGTCTCTTCCGGATTCGATGCAGTCGAAGGCCACGCGCCGCCATTGGGAGGCTACAAGGTCACAGCCAAGT GTTTTGGGTTCCTTACTCGACAGCTGATGTCACTAGCTGGGGGTCGCGTGGTTCTGGCTCTGGAGGGGGGACAAGACCTCAAGGCCATCTGTGACGCTTCTGAAGCCTGCGTCAGCGCATTGCTGGGAATGGAG GTGGAGCCTTTGTCCCAGTCCGTGTTGGACCAAAAGCCTTGCGATAACGCTGTGCAGTCACTACTGAGTGTCATCCAAGTTCAAG GTGACTACTGGCAGAGCGTGAAGGACTCGTCCGCCACGGTGGAGCTGTCCTACCTGCAGGCGCAGAGGCGGTGGCTGAGGCGGGACTCGGACAGCGACGCCGTCGACGCCATCGCCTCGCTTTCCATGGGAGCCGGCGCCTCTGACAG